A genome region from Arachis duranensis cultivar V14167 chromosome 6, aradu.V14167.gnm2.J7QH, whole genome shotgun sequence includes the following:
- the LOC107493508 gene encoding serine/threonine-protein kinase PCRK1: protein MVCFPFHYGGEKKDEPKGLKSMSGRSDCSIYVEAEVRRSGSELNSQDVSENGSSDSLRRNSTPSFSQRPSNLRVFTVSELKSATKNFSRSVMLGEGGFGCVYYALIKSLEDPSRKIQVAVKQLSKRGMQGHREWVTEVNVLGVVEHPNLVKLVGYCADDDERGIQRLLIYEYMPNRSVEHHLSHRSETPLSWSRRMKIAQDAARGLTYLHEEMDFQIIFRDFKSSNILLDEKWNAKLSDFGLARLGPSDGLTHVSTAVVGTMGYAAPEYIQTGRLTSKNDVWSYGVFLYELITGRRPIDRNRPRGEQKMLEWIRPYLADGKKFQLILDPRLDKKQVFKPAQKLALIANRCLVRNPKNRPKMSEVLQMVNGLVESSSGASPQVPLKSAAKTNKASEDNEIHNKKRTMDMKSGESNWFVRIFRQKLVKSC, encoded by the exons ATGGTGTGCTTTCCATTCCACTATGGTGGAGAGAAGAAGGATGAACCAAAAGGCTTGAAATCAATGTCAGGTCGATCAGACTGCTCTATTTATGTGGAGGCTGAGGTTAGAAGATCTGGTTCTGAGTTGAATTCGCAGGATGTCTCGGAGAATGGCAGCTCAGATTCCCTCAGGAGGAATTCCACTCCTAGTTTCTCCCAAAGACCTAGCAACCTTAGAGTGTTCACCGTATCCGAACTCAAGTCTGCCACAAAGAATTTCAGCCGCTCGGTTATGCTTGGAGAGGGCGGGTTTGGGTGTGTCTACTATGCGTTGATCAAGAGTTTAGAGGATCCTTCCAGAAAAATTCAAGTTGCTGTTAAACAACTCAGTAAAAGGGGAATGCAG GGGCATAGAGAATGGGTCACAGAAgtgaatgttcttggtgttgtCGAGCATCCCAATCTTGTGAAACTAGTGGGATATTGTGCCGATGATGATGAAAGAGGAATCCAGCGGCTTCTGATTTATGAATACATGCCAAACAGAAGTGTGGAACACCATTTGTCTCATCGATCTGAGACTCCTCTCTCGTGGAGTAGGAGAATGAAAATAGCCCAAGATGCTGCCCGTGGATTAACATACCTACATGAGGAAATGGATTTTCAG ATCATTTTCAGAGATTTCAAATCATCGAATATCCTTCTCGATGAAAAGTGGAACGCAAAGCTATCGGACTTTGGGTTAGCAAGATTGGGACCATCGGATGGACTAACTCATGTCTCAACAGCG GTTGTAGGAACAATGGGGTATGCAGCTCCTGAATACATCCAAACCGGACGTCTGACATCAAAGAATGATGTGTGGAGCTACGGTGTCTTCCTTTACGAGCTCATTACTGGCAGGCGCCCTATCGATCGAAATCGCCCCAGGGGTGAGCAGAAGATGTTGGAATGGATAAGGCCATACCTAGCAGATGGGAAGAAATTTCAACTAATATTGGATCCAAGACTCGACAAGAAGCAAGTCTTCAAGCCAGCACAAAAACTCGCTTTAATAGCTAACCGATGCCTTGTCAGGAACCCAAAGAATCGCCCGAAGATGAGCGAGGTGTTGCAAATGGTGAATGGTTTAGTAGAGTCTTCATCTGGTGCTAGTCCACAGGTACCCTTGAAGAGTGCGGCGAAAACAAACAAAGCTTCCGAGGACAATGAAATACATAACAAGAAACGGACCATGGATATGAAATCTGGTGAGAGCAATTGGTTTGTTAGGATCTTCAGACAAAAACTGGTAAAATCATGTTGA